The following proteins come from a genomic window of Pyxidicoccus sp. MSG2:
- the groES gene encoding co-chaperone GroES: MKIRPLQDRLIVKRVAEESKTKGGLFIPDTAKEKPLEGKVIAVGNGKVLEDGKVRPMDIKAGDTILFSKYAGTEIKLDGEEHLILREEDVLGVLEK; this comes from the coding sequence ATGAAGATTCGTCCCCTGCAGGATCGGCTCATCGTGAAGCGCGTCGCCGAGGAGTCCAAGACCAAGGGCGGGCTCTTCATCCCCGACACGGCGAAGGAGAAGCCCCTCGAGGGCAAGGTCATCGCCGTGGGCAACGGCAAGGTGCTCGAGGACGGCAAGGTCCGGCCCATGGACATCAAGGCCGGTGACACCATCCTGTTCAGCAAGTACGCCGGGACCGAGATCAAGCTCGACGGCGAGGAGCACCTGATCCTCCGCGAGGAGGATGTGCTCGGCGTCCTCGAGAAGTAG
- the pgm gene encoding phosphoglucomutase (alpha-D-glucose-1,6-bisphosphate-dependent), which produces MAHPLAGKPPPVELLIDPEKLRAAYYAERPDVNVPEQRVAFGTSGHRGSSARRSFNEAHIIAVTQAVCEYRKQQGIDGPLYLGKDTHALSDPAQATALEVLAANGVQVRFSDLATPTPVISHAILTFNKGRTSGLADGIVITPSHNPPEDGGIKYNPPNGGPADTNVTAGVERRANELLAAGNAGVQRTPYERARTAPTVKPHDFITPYVEDLGSVVDMEALRGAKLHIGADPLGGSNVAYWEPIATRYGLNLHVVNPTVDPTFRFMPLDHDGKIRMDCSSPYAMANLVRLKDQYDIAFGNDADSDRHGIVTRSMGLMNPNHYLAVAIAYLFQRRPEWKPGIAVGKTLVSSALIDRVAKERGLRVVEVPVGFKWFVDGLLDGSLGFGGEESAGASFLRRDGSVWTTDKDGIIMDLLAVEILACTGKDPGEHYLAQAARFGAPHYTRIDQPATPAQKAALKKLSPESVKADTLAGEPILQRLTRAPGNNADIGGLKVVTENGWFAARPSGTEDVYKIYAESFRGDAHLQSIVQEARTIVDAAFAGK; this is translated from the coding sequence ATGGCCCACCCTCTCGCTGGCAAGCCCCCACCGGTAGAACTCCTCATCGACCCCGAGAAGCTGCGCGCCGCGTACTACGCGGAGCGCCCGGACGTGAATGTGCCGGAGCAGCGCGTCGCCTTCGGCACCTCCGGCCACCGCGGCTCCTCCGCGCGCCGCAGCTTCAACGAGGCCCACATCATCGCGGTGACGCAGGCCGTCTGCGAGTACCGCAAGCAGCAGGGCATCGACGGGCCGCTGTACCTGGGCAAGGACACGCACGCCCTCTCCGACCCGGCACAGGCCACGGCACTGGAGGTGCTCGCCGCCAACGGCGTGCAGGTGCGCTTCAGTGACCTCGCCACGCCCACGCCCGTCATCTCCCACGCCATCCTCACGTTCAACAAGGGCCGCACCAGCGGGCTCGCGGACGGCATCGTCATCACCCCGTCCCACAACCCGCCCGAGGACGGCGGCATCAAATACAACCCGCCCAACGGCGGCCCCGCGGACACGAATGTCACCGCCGGCGTCGAGCGCCGCGCCAATGAATTGCTGGCCGCCGGCAACGCGGGCGTGCAGCGCACCCCGTACGAGCGGGCGCGCACCGCGCCCACGGTGAAGCCGCACGACTTCATCACCCCGTACGTGGAGGACCTGGGCAGCGTCGTGGACATGGAGGCCCTGCGCGGCGCGAAGCTGCACATTGGCGCGGACCCGCTTGGCGGCTCCAACGTGGCCTACTGGGAGCCCATCGCCACGCGGTACGGGCTGAACCTGCACGTGGTCAACCCCACGGTGGACCCGACGTTCCGCTTCATGCCGCTGGACCATGACGGGAAGATCCGCATGGACTGCTCGTCGCCGTACGCCATGGCGAACCTGGTGCGGCTGAAGGACCAGTACGACATCGCCTTCGGCAACGACGCGGACTCGGACCGGCACGGCATCGTCACGCGCAGCATGGGGTTGATGAACCCCAACCATTACCTCGCGGTGGCCATCGCCTACCTCTTCCAGAGACGGCCCGAATGGAAGCCCGGCATCGCGGTGGGCAAGACGCTGGTGAGCAGCGCCCTCATCGACCGCGTGGCAAAGGAGCGGGGCCTCCGCGTCGTCGAGGTGCCGGTGGGCTTCAAGTGGTTCGTGGACGGGCTGTTGGACGGCTCGCTCGGCTTCGGCGGCGAGGAGAGCGCCGGTGCGTCCTTCCTCCGCCGCGACGGCAGCGTGTGGACCACGGACAAGGACGGCATCATCATGGACCTGCTGGCCGTGGAGATTCTCGCGTGCACCGGCAAGGACCCGGGCGAGCACTACCTGGCCCAGGCCGCCAGGTTCGGCGCACCGCACTACACGCGCATCGACCAGCCGGCCACGCCCGCGCAGAAGGCGGCGCTCAAGAAGCTGTCGCCGGAGTCGGTGAAGGCGGACACGCTCGCGGGCGAGCCCATCCTCCAGCGCCTCACGCGCGCGCCCGGCAACAACGCGGACATCGGCGGGCTGAAGGTGGTGACGGAGAACGGCTGGTTCGCCGCCCGGCCCTCCGGCACCGAGGACGTGTACAAGATCTACGCGGAGAGCTTCCGCGGCGACGCCCACCTCCAGTCCATCGTCCAGGAGGCGAGGACCATCGTCGACGCGGCCTTCGCCGGGAAGTAG
- a CDS encoding NUDIX hydrolase: MPREASAGGVVIRESAGTWEVAVIRPHGRPLWALPKGHVDPGESPEQTATREVHEETGLTVTLIAPLGEIRYVYQFRGQRIFKRVHFFLFRYQAGALGPLPGPRVEVDEVRWVPVTQLVPLLGYKGEKAVASRAVRWLRSQGLLPEAAPAPVRIPEPEGG, encoded by the coding sequence ATGCCACGCGAGGCGTCCGCAGGAGGGGTCGTCATCCGGGAGAGTGCCGGCACCTGGGAGGTGGCCGTCATTCGTCCCCACGGGCGCCCGTTGTGGGCGCTGCCCAAGGGGCACGTGGACCCGGGGGAGAGCCCGGAGCAGACGGCGACCCGTGAGGTGCACGAGGAGACGGGGCTCACCGTGACGCTCATCGCGCCGCTGGGGGAGATCCGCTACGTCTACCAGTTCCGGGGGCAGCGCATCTTCAAGCGCGTCCACTTCTTCCTCTTCCGCTACCAGGCGGGCGCGCTGGGGCCGCTGCCGGGGCCGCGCGTGGAGGTGGACGAGGTGCGCTGGGTGCCGGTGACGCAGCTGGTGCCGCTGCTCGGCTACAAGGGAGAGAAGGCCGTGGCGTCGCGCGCGGTGCGGTGGCTGCGCTCACAGGGCCTGCTCCCGGAGGCCGCCCCCGCTCCGGTCAGGATACCGGAGCCCGAGGGCGGCTGA
- a CDS encoding AmpG family muropeptide MFS transporter has protein sequence MSDGQKTEQRAQRPGTLKSLALAMASWRTAAVTLLSFSSGLPLGLVWIAIPDWLRSAGVDIRVVGLVTLAQAPWSFKFLWSPLMDRYVPPFWGRRRGWMALAQVALFITTLALAGVGGHPEAAWVVGALAMAVAFSAATQDIAIDAYSVEVLRKEEQGVAVGARVALYRAAMFIAGSAAITLAGRISWSIVVIGLALLYVPLLFVTRFAPEPEEHVPPPRSLKDAVWYPFVGFLQRHRALEILAFVFAYKLADNLGGSLLRPFLVDMGYSATDRGVALGTIGLFGTIAGTLIGGAWTTVLGLGRALWLFGVVQIVSNIGYVLVARAGAPNEVLMYSAIGFEQVTQGLGTGAFSVLLLRLTQKRFSATQFALLSSLFSIPRVVAGPISGFAVYAMGWENFFWLTMVAGIPGLLLLSRFVPLGVKDPNFDVETQVRPAARAMSRGALTTTAVLSGVAGIVLGGLTTALLGAMQAVRTNPAGGFDFGAALSTMLQPASVSDWVTLAGIVIFGVVVGLITAATLAARSGAFYIPDQEAPPTASGAAEAR, from the coding sequence ATGAGTGATGGGCAGAAGACAGAGCAGCGCGCACAGCGTCCGGGGACACTGAAGAGCCTGGCCCTGGCGATGGCGTCCTGGCGGACGGCCGCGGTGACGCTGCTCTCGTTCTCCTCGGGTCTGCCCCTGGGCCTCGTCTGGATTGCGATTCCCGACTGGCTGCGCAGCGCCGGCGTGGACATCCGCGTGGTGGGGCTCGTCACGCTCGCGCAGGCGCCCTGGTCCTTCAAGTTCCTCTGGTCGCCCCTCATGGACCGCTACGTGCCGCCCTTCTGGGGACGGCGGCGGGGCTGGATGGCGCTGGCGCAGGTGGCCCTCTTCATCACCACGCTGGCGCTGGCGGGCGTGGGCGGTCACCCAGAGGCTGCGTGGGTGGTGGGTGCGCTGGCCATGGCGGTGGCGTTCTCCGCGGCCACGCAGGACATCGCCATCGACGCGTACTCGGTGGAGGTGCTGCGCAAGGAGGAGCAGGGCGTGGCGGTGGGCGCGCGCGTGGCGCTGTACCGCGCGGCCATGTTCATCGCCGGCTCCGCGGCCATCACCCTGGCGGGACGGATTTCGTGGAGCATCGTCGTCATCGGACTGGCGCTGCTCTACGTGCCGCTGCTGTTCGTCACCCGCTTCGCCCCGGAGCCCGAGGAGCACGTCCCCCCGCCGCGCTCGCTCAAGGATGCCGTCTGGTACCCCTTCGTGGGCTTCCTGCAGCGGCACCGGGCGCTGGAAATCCTGGCGTTCGTCTTCGCGTACAAACTGGCGGACAACCTGGGCGGCTCGCTGCTGCGCCCCTTCCTGGTGGACATGGGCTACAGCGCCACCGACCGCGGCGTGGCACTGGGCACCATCGGCCTGTTCGGCACCATCGCCGGCACGCTGATTGGCGGCGCGTGGACCACGGTGCTGGGCCTGGGCCGGGCGCTGTGGCTGTTCGGCGTGGTGCAGATTGTCTCCAACATCGGCTACGTCCTCGTGGCGCGCGCCGGGGCACCCAATGAAGTGCTCATGTACTCCGCCATCGGCTTCGAGCAGGTGACGCAGGGCCTGGGCACCGGCGCCTTCTCCGTGCTGCTGCTGCGGCTCACGCAGAAGCGCTTCTCCGCCACCCAGTTCGCGCTGCTCTCCAGCCTCTTCTCCATCCCTCGCGTGGTGGCCGGGCCCATCAGTGGCTTCGCCGTCTACGCCATGGGCTGGGAGAACTTCTTCTGGCTCACCATGGTGGCGGGCATCCCCGGCCTGCTGCTGCTCTCGCGCTTCGTGCCGCTCGGCGTGAAGGACCCCAACTTCGACGTGGAGACGCAGGTCCGTCCGGCCGCCCGGGCGATGAGCCGTGGGGCCCTGACGACGACGGCCGTGCTGTCGGGCGTGGCGGGCATCGTGCTGGGTGGGCTGACGACAGCGCTGCTCGGCGCGATGCAGGCCGTGCGCACGAATCCCGCCGGGGGCTTCGACTTCGGCGCGGCCCTGTCCACGATGCTCCAGCCCGCGTCCGTCTCCGACTGGGTGACACTGGCCGGCATCGTCATCTTCGGGGTGGTGGTGGGCCTGATCACCGCGGCCACGCTCGCCGCGCGCTCCGGCGCCTTCTACATCCCCGACCAGGAAGCCCCGCCGACAGCCAGCGGTGCGGCCGAGGCGCGCTGA
- the grxC gene encoding glutaredoxin 3, whose translation MKPVKIYTTTYCGYCVRAKDLLKRKGVDYEEVDVTGNDSMRSQLVEMSGGQRTVPQIFIGDTHVGGYSDLSRLDTEGKLDPMLQA comes from the coding sequence GTGAAGCCCGTGAAGATCTACACGACGACCTACTGTGGGTACTGCGTCCGCGCGAAGGACCTGCTCAAGCGCAAGGGTGTCGACTACGAAGAGGTGGACGTCACCGGAAACGACTCCATGCGCTCGCAGCTGGTGGAGATGAGCGGCGGCCAGCGCACCGTGCCGCAGATCTTCATCGGCGACACGCACGTGGGGGGCTACTCGGACCTGTCCCGGCTGGACACCGAGGGCAAGCTGGACCCGATGCTCCAGGCCTGA
- a CDS encoding caspase family protein, protein MSALPSSLRALALSLALVATAAHADVLHRFALVAGNDEGGGETRPLQFARDDARKMHALLQRLGGVAPGDAKLLLNEDSRDFLAALTELEGRAREARARGERTALMVYYSGHAKDGSLRLGDSRLAYEDLKRRLADAPVDIRIAILDSCRSGALTRTKGARRAPAFEIESGAARDARGLVILTSSSADEDSQESDALRGSYFSHHLASGLLGDADRSGDGRVTLFEAYSHAYARTVADTAASTAGPQHPTFSYDLAGNGDLVLTDLRASGEGLLVPGGAPAGTYYFVDPGGMVVAELDKTADVERRVALAPGTYRVKRRLPDRLRIGEVEVPRGRAAVLEETRLRDAPFSDDPVKGAARDGGAWWTVGFSGGVQSFLDAPTRDTLFLSVGLLGAEAQLHDYFRRDWVWGVDVAVGGKQAVLALPTLAGPAYRYSVTSLGTTLTAEWPHASVTPFVGGRLAYLMLRRDFEDEAFPDQKFAMFSPGVVGGVRWKPLPRLYVTGQARLHYLQYTVDEQRSLGYWELGALLTYQP, encoded by the coding sequence ATGAGCGCCCTGCCCTCCTCTCTTCGTGCCCTGGCCCTGTCGCTGGCCCTGGTGGCCACGGCCGCGCATGCGGACGTGCTGCACCGCTTCGCGCTGGTGGCCGGCAACGACGAGGGCGGCGGCGAAACGCGCCCCCTGCAGTTCGCCCGAGACGACGCGCGGAAGATGCACGCGCTCCTGCAGCGGCTGGGCGGCGTGGCGCCCGGGGACGCGAAGCTGCTGCTCAACGAGGACTCGCGGGACTTCCTCGCCGCGCTGACGGAGCTGGAGGGACGCGCGCGCGAGGCGCGGGCCCGGGGCGAGCGTACGGCGCTGATGGTCTACTACTCGGGCCATGCGAAGGACGGCTCGCTGCGGCTGGGCGACTCGCGGCTGGCCTATGAGGATTTGAAGCGACGGCTGGCGGACGCCCCGGTGGACATCCGCATCGCCATCCTGGACTCGTGCCGCTCCGGCGCGCTGACGCGCACCAAGGGCGCGCGGCGGGCGCCCGCCTTCGAAATCGAGTCCGGCGCGGCGAGGGATGCGCGCGGCCTGGTCATCCTCACCTCCAGCTCGGCGGACGAGGACTCGCAGGAGTCGGACGCGCTGCGCGGCAGCTACTTCTCGCACCACCTGGCCAGTGGCCTCCTGGGCGACGCGGACCGCAGCGGCGACGGACGGGTGACGCTGTTCGAGGCGTACTCGCATGCGTACGCGCGCACGGTGGCGGACACGGCGGCCAGCACCGCGGGCCCGCAGCACCCCACCTTCAGCTACGACCTGGCCGGCAACGGGGACCTGGTGCTGACGGACCTGCGCGCCAGCGGCGAGGGGCTGCTGGTGCCGGGCGGCGCGCCCGCGGGCACGTACTACTTCGTGGACCCGGGCGGCATGGTGGTGGCGGAGCTGGACAAGACAGCGGACGTGGAGCGCCGCGTGGCGCTGGCGCCGGGCACGTACCGCGTGAAGCGCCGCCTTCCGGACCGCCTGCGCATCGGCGAGGTGGAGGTGCCGCGCGGGCGGGCGGCGGTGCTGGAGGAGACGCGGCTGCGCGACGCGCCCTTCTCCGACGACCCGGTGAAGGGCGCGGCGCGGGACGGCGGCGCGTGGTGGACGGTGGGATTCTCCGGCGGGGTGCAGTCCTTCCTGGACGCGCCCACGCGCGACACGCTGTTCCTCTCCGTGGGCCTGCTGGGCGCGGAGGCGCAACTGCACGACTACTTCCGGCGCGACTGGGTGTGGGGTGTGGACGTGGCGGTGGGCGGCAAGCAGGCGGTGCTGGCGCTGCCCACGCTGGCGGGGCCGGCCTACCGCTACTCGGTGACGAGCCTGGGCACCACGCTCACCGCCGAGTGGCCCCACGCGAGCGTGACGCCCTTCGTGGGCGGGCGGCTGGCGTACCTCATGCTGCGGCGCGACTTCGAGGACGAGGCCTTCCCGGACCAGAAGTTCGCCATGTTCTCCCCGGGCGTGGTGGGTGGGGTGCGCTGGAAGCCGCTGCCGCGCCTGTACGTCACCGGCCAGGCCCGACTCCACTACCTGCAATACACCGTCGATGAGCAGCGCTCGCTGGGCTACTGGGAGCTGGGCGCGCTCCTCACCTACCAGCCATGA
- a CDS encoding DoxX family protein, which translates to METVKLVLMYLLALFMVAAGVNHFRNPRFYLRMMPPYLPWHGPLVFLSGVAEVLLGVGLAVPQTRQLAAWGLVALFVAVFPANLYMTMNPERFKKISRALLWLRLPLQGVLILWAWWYT; encoded by the coding sequence ATGGAAACCGTGAAGCTCGTCCTGATGTACCTGCTCGCCCTGTTCATGGTGGCCGCGGGGGTGAACCACTTCCGCAACCCTCGCTTCTACCTGCGCATGATGCCGCCGTACCTCCCGTGGCACGGGCCGCTCGTGTTCCTGAGTGGCGTGGCGGAGGTGCTGCTGGGCGTGGGGCTCGCGGTGCCGCAGACGCGCCAGCTCGCCGCGTGGGGGCTCGTCGCGCTCTTCGTGGCCGTCTTCCCCGCCAACCTCTACATGACGATGAACCCGGAGCGGTTCAAGAAGATCTCCCGCGCGCTGCTCTGGCTGCGGCTGCCGTTGCAGGGCGTCCTCATCCTCTGGGCGTGGTGGTACACCTGA
- a CDS encoding sigma 54-interacting transcriptional regulator encodes MEPRPETTQTAQTDQEGRTTRIPIHEWTVEVVGGPDKGKKVTTQDGLVRVGSDPASDLVLTDATVSRRHLEVERTSRGLLLRDAGSRNGTFLDGRQVVQAYLASGDKLELGKTKLAVKVAPRPTEVEVAGAESFGALVGASEKMRWVFTELRRVAREDMSLLIEGETGTGKELAARAVHQHSARRHGPFKVVDCNLISEEKAERELFGGLRAGEGEDREARGVFEAARGGTLFLDEVGELPLQVQGKLLRVLETREVPSLDGQPVAVDVRVIASTHRNLEEDVRQGRFRADLYFRLAVARVRLPPLRTRREDLPVLAQALSQTLRASVTLTPQTLALFEGYDWPGNVRELRNVLERGALMEETGNSSWLDFLAQPSRREEGQAPATNVSALVTNMPYHEAKDRVLADFERLYFAEVMRTVGFDMKAAEQRTGLSMQSLYRLLKKNGLRLKDLKNAEGLEK; translated from the coding sequence ATGGAACCCAGGCCCGAGACCACCCAGACCGCCCAGACGGACCAGGAAGGCCGCACCACCCGCATCCCCATCCACGAGTGGACCGTGGAGGTGGTGGGTGGGCCGGACAAAGGCAAGAAGGTGACCACCCAGGACGGGCTGGTGCGCGTGGGCTCGGACCCCGCCAGCGACCTGGTGCTCACGGACGCGACGGTGAGCCGCCGCCACCTGGAGGTCGAGCGCACCTCGCGCGGGCTGCTGCTGCGCGACGCCGGCAGCCGCAACGGAACCTTCCTCGACGGACGGCAGGTGGTGCAGGCCTACCTGGCCAGCGGGGACAAGCTGGAGCTGGGCAAGACGAAGCTCGCCGTGAAGGTGGCCCCGCGCCCCACCGAGGTGGAGGTGGCGGGCGCCGAGTCCTTCGGCGCGCTGGTGGGCGCCTCGGAGAAGATGCGCTGGGTCTTCACGGAGCTGCGCCGCGTGGCCCGCGAGGACATGAGCCTGCTCATCGAAGGTGAGACGGGCACCGGCAAGGAGCTGGCGGCGCGCGCCGTACACCAGCACTCCGCGCGGCGGCACGGCCCCTTCAAGGTCGTGGACTGCAACCTCATCTCCGAGGAGAAGGCCGAGCGCGAGCTGTTCGGCGGCCTGCGCGCCGGCGAGGGCGAGGACCGCGAGGCGCGCGGCGTCTTCGAGGCGGCCCGGGGTGGCACCCTCTTCCTGGACGAGGTGGGCGAGCTGCCCCTCCAGGTGCAGGGCAAGCTCTTGCGCGTGCTGGAGACGCGCGAGGTGCCCTCGCTGGACGGGCAGCCGGTGGCGGTGGACGTGCGCGTCATCGCCTCCACGCACCGCAACCTGGAGGAGGACGTGCGCCAGGGCCGCTTCCGCGCGGACCTCTACTTCCGGCTGGCCGTGGCGCGCGTGCGCCTGCCGCCCCTGCGCACCCGCCGGGAGGATTTGCCCGTGCTGGCCCAGGCCCTGTCGCAGACGCTGCGCGCCAGCGTGACGCTCACCCCGCAGACGCTGGCCCTCTTCGAGGGCTACGACTGGCCGGGCAACGTGCGCGAGCTGCGCAACGTGCTCGAGCGCGGCGCCCTCATGGAGGAGACGGGCAACAGCAGCTGGCTGGACTTCCTCGCCCAGCCCTCGCGCCGCGAGGAGGGCCAGGCCCCCGCCACCAACGTGTCCGCGCTCGTCACCAACATGCCGTACCACGAGGCCAAGGACCGGGTGCTCGCCGACTTCGAGCGCTTGTACTTCGCCGAGGTGATGCGCACGGTGGGCTTCGACATGAAGGCCGCCGAGCAGCGCACCGGCCTGTCGATGCAGAGCCTCTACCGCCTCTTGAAGAAGAACGGGCTTCGTCTCAAGGACCTCAAGAACGCCGAAGGCCTGGAGAAGTAG
- the rpoZ gene encoding DNA-directed RNA polymerase subunit omega: protein MARVTVEDCLPLVDNRFALVLLAAKRARQLMAGARPIIETSKNKPPVLSLREVATGRVKFDRDVREALSGKYTPAEKP from the coding sequence ATGGCTCGCGTAACAGTCGAAGACTGCCTCCCCCTCGTCGACAACCGGTTCGCGCTGGTGCTGCTCGCGGCGAAGCGCGCGCGTCAGCTGATGGCGGGTGCGCGTCCCATCATCGAGACGTCCAAGAACAAGCCCCCCGTGCTGTCCCTGCGCGAGGTGGCCACCGGCCGCGTGAAGTTCGACCGGGACGTGCGCGAGGCGCTGTCCGGCAAGTACACCCCCGCCGAGAAGCCCTGA
- a CDS encoding ACP synthase gives MSAHESEWTLRRLSAGELAAAEAARARAHAAACAACGATLRGLEHDQARFEAAVPFEHFEAGVERAVQRQRRSESFRTPPRRWVATTVAMAASVLVVLLARPLLSNNAGHTPGLNGIKGGAVAELRIGGGSGPQREARTDAPEALDYGERVRLGYQAHEHRYVAAVSVDAIGEVTPLHPESGESLPVEPGADMHWLPDSWELTGSGAERVVLVLTDAPVSVDALVDAARRAFLAADGNVEHMALLDVPGEQTHWVLLKP, from the coding sequence ATGAGCGCGCACGAGTCGGAGTGGACATTGCGCCGCCTGAGCGCCGGGGAACTGGCCGCCGCCGAGGCCGCCCGTGCCCGCGCCCACGCGGCCGCCTGCGCGGCCTGTGGCGCCACCCTGCGGGGGCTCGAGCACGACCAGGCCCGCTTCGAGGCGGCGGTTCCCTTCGAGCACTTCGAGGCCGGCGTGGAGCGCGCGGTGCAGCGGCAGCGGCGCAGCGAGTCCTTCCGCACGCCGCCCCGCCGCTGGGTGGCGACGACGGTGGCGATGGCCGCCTCGGTGCTGGTGGTGCTGCTGGCCCGGCCCCTGCTGAGCAACAACGCGGGACACACCCCGGGACTCAATGGCATCAAGGGCGGCGCGGTGGCGGAGTTGCGCATCGGCGGTGGCTCGGGCCCGCAGCGAGAGGCCCGTACGGACGCGCCCGAGGCGTTGGACTACGGCGAGCGGGTGAGGCTGGGCTACCAGGCCCACGAGCACCGGTACGTGGCGGCGGTGTCGGTGGACGCCATCGGCGAGGTGACGCCGCTCCACCCGGAGTCGGGCGAGAGCCTTCCGGTGGAGCCCGGCGCGGACATGCACTGGCTGCCGGACAGCTGGGAGCTGACGGGCTCCGGCGCCGAGCGCGTGGTGCTGGTGCTGACGGACGCGCCCGTGTCGGTGGACGCGCTGGTGGACGCGGCGCGGCGGGCCTTCCTGGCGGCGGACGGCAACGTGGAGCACATGGCGCTGCTCGACGTGCCGGGTGAACAGACGCACTGGGTGCTGCTCAAGCCATGA
- the groL gene encoding chaperonin GroEL (60 kDa chaperone family; promotes refolding of misfolded polypeptides especially under stressful conditions; forms two stacked rings of heptamers to form a barrel-shaped 14mer; ends can be capped by GroES; misfolded proteins enter the barrel where they are refolded when GroES binds) has protein sequence MAKDILFDVRAREAILRGVNILADAVKVTLGPKGRNVVIEKSFGSPTITKDGVTVAKEIELENKFENMGAQMVKEVASKTSDVAGDGTTTATVLAQAIFREGAKLVAAGHNPMEIKRGIDKAVAIIVGELKKLAKPTKGQKEVAQVGTISANGDATIGQIIADAMEKVGKEGVITVEEAKGLETTLDVVEGMQFDRGYLSPYFVTDPERMEAVLNDVLILIHEKKISSMKDLLPILEQVARAGKPLLIIAEEVEGEALATLVVNKIRGVLNVCAVKAPGFGDRRKAMLEDIATLTGGKMIAEDLGIKLDTLTLQDLGRAKRITVDKDNTTIVDGAGSQQEIEARVKQIRATIENTTSDYDREKLQERLAKLVGGVAVINVGAATETEMKEKKARVEDALNATRAAVEEGVVPGGGVAFIRCLKALDGHEFTVGEKFGVDIIRRSVEEPLRQIVGNGGLEGSVVVNKVKEGSGAFGFNAATGAYEDLLAAGVIDPAKVSRSALQNAASVASLMLTTEAMVAERPKEEKEAPAGGGMGGMGGMGGMGM, from the coding sequence ATGGCGAAGGACATTCTGTTCGACGTGCGCGCCCGCGAGGCCATCCTCCGTGGCGTCAACATCCTGGCCGACGCGGTCAAGGTCACCCTCGGCCCCAAGGGCCGCAACGTCGTCATCGAGAAGAGCTTTGGCTCGCCCACCATCACCAAGGACGGTGTGACGGTCGCCAAGGAAATCGAGCTGGAGAACAAGTTCGAGAACATGGGCGCGCAGATGGTCAAGGAGGTCGCCTCCAAGACGTCTGACGTCGCCGGTGACGGCACCACCACGGCCACCGTGCTGGCGCAGGCCATCTTCCGCGAGGGCGCGAAGCTGGTCGCCGCGGGCCACAACCCGATGGAGATCAAGCGCGGCATCGACAAGGCCGTGGCCATCATCGTCGGCGAGCTGAAGAAGCTGGCGAAGCCCACCAAGGGTCAGAAGGAAGTGGCCCAGGTCGGCACCATCTCCGCCAACGGCGATGCCACCATCGGCCAGATCATCGCGGACGCGATGGAGAAGGTCGGCAAGGAGGGCGTCATCACGGTGGAGGAGGCCAAGGGCCTGGAGACCACCCTGGACGTGGTCGAGGGCATGCAGTTCGACCGCGGCTACCTCTCCCCGTACTTCGTGACGGACCCGGAGCGCATGGAGGCCGTGCTGAACGACGTCCTCATCCTCATCCACGAGAAGAAGATCTCGTCGATGAAGGACCTGCTGCCCATCCTGGAGCAGGTGGCTCGCGCCGGGAAGCCGCTGCTCATCATCGCCGAGGAGGTCGAGGGCGAGGCCCTGGCCACCCTGGTGGTGAACAAGATCCGCGGCGTGCTGAACGTGTGCGCGGTGAAGGCTCCGGGCTTCGGTGACCGCCGCAAGGCCATGCTCGAGGACATCGCCACCCTGACGGGCGGCAAGATGATCGCCGAGGACCTGGGCATCAAGCTGGACACGCTGACGCTCCAGGACCTGGGCCGCGCCAAGCGCATCACGGTGGACAAGGACAACACCACCATCGTCGACGGTGCCGGCAGCCAGCAGGAGATCGAGGCGCGCGTGAAGCAGATCCGCGCCACCATCGAGAACACCACGAGCGACTACGACCGCGAGAAGCTGCAGGAGCGGCTGGCGAAGCTGGTGGGCGGCGTGGCCGTCATCAACGTCGGTGCGGCCACCGAGACGGAGATGAAGGAGAAGAAGGCCCGCGTGGAGGACGCGCTCAATGCGACTCGCGCGGCCGTCGAGGAGGGCGTGGTGCCCGGCGGCGGCGTGGCCTTCATCCGGTGCCTCAAGGCGCTGGACGGCCATGAGTTCACCGTCGGCGAGAAGTTCGGCGTGGACATCATCCGCCGCTCGGTCGAGGAGCCCCTGCGCCAGATTGTCGGCAACGGCGGCCTCGAGGGCAGCGTGGTGGTGAACAAGGTCAAGGAGGGCTCGGGTGCGTTCGGCTTCAACGCCGCCACCGGCGCCTACGAGGACCTGCTGGCCGCGGGCGTCATCGACCCGGCCAAGGTGAGCCGCAGCGCGCTGCAGAACGCGGCGTCCGTGGCCTCCCTCATGCTCACCACCGAGGCCATGGTGGCGGAGCGCCCGAAGGAGGAGAAGGAGGCCCCGGCCGGCGGTGGCATGGGCGGCATGGGCGGTATGGGCGGCATGGGCATGTAG